The proteins below come from a single Gimesia alba genomic window:
- a CDS encoding iron-containing alcohol dehydrogenase, whose amino-acid sequence MDSKSSTKANTDQEEQTSLSAFDYAPRTRIVFGAGTLDRLGELAAELGAKHVFLVTDKGLAAAGHEARAVTALENAGIQITIFDDVHANPTTEDVDRGLQVARNHPIDLIVGLGGGSSMDCAKGINFLLTNGGKMEDYWGVGKATKPMLPLIAVPTTAGTGSEAQSFAVIAHPETHMKMACGDKKAACRIAILDPELTLTMPRSVTQVTGIDALSHALETFVTKPRNEISQLFSRRAWTLLANSFPKVLDTPDDLIARGNMQLGAHFAGAAIENSMLGATHALANPLSAHFNLTHGVAVGIMLPHVIRFNAELVGDHYSLLASDIGLCEPKDPAGAGLLAEHIQSLIAMAGAPTSLSQCEVDLSLVEQLAEEASRQWTGNFNPRPVDQSSLRELYECAY is encoded by the coding sequence ATGGATTCGAAATCTTCAACCAAAGCGAATACCGATCAGGAAGAACAAACTTCACTTTCTGCCTTTGATTACGCGCCCCGCACACGAATCGTTTTCGGAGCAGGCACCTTAGACCGCTTGGGAGAACTTGCCGCGGAACTGGGAGCAAAGCATGTTTTCTTAGTCACCGACAAAGGTCTCGCGGCCGCCGGTCATGAAGCCCGAGCTGTCACGGCTCTGGAAAACGCAGGCATCCAGATCACGATCTTTGATGACGTCCACGCCAACCCGACGACCGAAGATGTCGACCGGGGACTGCAAGTCGCACGCAACCATCCCATCGATCTTATCGTCGGCCTCGGTGGCGGTAGCAGTATGGACTGTGCCAAGGGAATCAATTTCCTGCTCACCAATGGCGGAAAAATGGAAGACTACTGGGGCGTCGGCAAAGCAACCAAACCCATGCTCCCGCTGATCGCCGTCCCAACGACTGCAGGCACTGGTAGCGAAGCACAATCCTTCGCCGTCATCGCGCATCCGGAGACTCATATGAAGATGGCCTGTGGCGATAAAAAAGCCGCTTGCCGCATCGCCATCCTCGATCCCGAACTCACACTGACGATGCCCCGCTCGGTCACTCAAGTCACAGGCATCGACGCCTTGAGTCATGCCCTTGAAACCTTCGTCACTAAACCGCGCAACGAAATTTCGCAACTCTTCAGCCGCCGGGCCTGGACACTGCTGGCAAACAGCTTTCCCAAAGTTCTGGATACTCCCGACGATCTGATCGCGCGTGGAAATATGCAACTGGGCGCACACTTCGCTGGTGCCGCCATCGAAAACTCGATGCTCGGTGCCACCCACGCCCTGGCCAACCCGCTGTCGGCGCATTTCAACCTCACGCACGGCGTTGCCGTTGGCATCATGCTGCCGCATGTCATTCGCTTTAACGCGGAACTGGTCGGTGATCATTATTCCCTTCTGGCATCTGATATTGGTTTGTGTGAACCGAAAGACCCTGCCGGCGCAGGCTTACTCGCCGAACACATTCAATCATTAATCGCAATGGCGGGTGCCCCCACATCACTTTCCCAATGCGAAGTCGATCTCAGTCTGGTCGAGCAACTGGCAGAAGAAGCTTCTCGGCAATGGACGGGCAACTTTAACCCTCGTCCCGTTGATCAATCCTCTTTAAGGGAATTGTACGAATGCGCGTATTAA
- a CDS encoding coproporphyrinogen-III oxidase family protein: MDLEATGTTEIGSYFISNYPPFSQWKQEYVTRIHEVLHQSPDASIPMGLYIHIPFCRKRCKFCYFRVYEKQNAKTIERYVQALQKEFEMLSQVEAIKDRTLDFTYFGGGTPSYLSSKQLLSVRDRLSSLLSWETAKEVTFECEPGTLNEEKVKTLKEIGITRISLGVESFNDKLLEANGRAHLTPEVFRAYEWIQDVGFPQVNIDLIAGMMGETDDNWTQAVEKAAELAPDNITIYQMELPHNTIISKEMKEMGITSPIADWTTKRRWMNEAIEKLQSKGYHLASGNELVKNPETDRFIYRDNLFRGNDIIATGVSSFGHMQGVHYQNLDRLEDYLETVEKGDLPINRALEPSEHQRLIREFILQLKEGRVLTQPFQDKFGVNIIEEFSEALENQQKAGYLTYDDSKVQLTRKGMLQADSLLTEYFEPEHRMVRYT; encoded by the coding sequence ATGGATCTGGAAGCAACAGGCACAACGGAAATCGGCAGTTATTTCATTTCGAACTATCCTCCTTTCTCACAGTGGAAGCAGGAATACGTTACCCGAATCCACGAAGTCCTGCATCAGAGCCCCGACGCCAGCATCCCGATGGGCCTTTACATTCATATTCCCTTCTGCCGCAAACGCTGCAAATTCTGTTATTTCCGCGTCTATGAAAAACAGAACGCCAAAACCATCGAACGCTACGTCCAGGCGCTGCAAAAAGAATTTGAAATGCTCAGCCAGGTCGAAGCCATCAAAGATCGCACGCTCGACTTCACTTACTTCGGCGGCGGAACACCCTCTTATCTCAGCTCAAAACAACTGCTCTCCGTTCGCGATCGGCTCTCCAGCCTGCTTTCCTGGGAAACGGCCAAAGAAGTCACCTTCGAATGCGAGCCCGGCACGCTCAACGAGGAGAAAGTCAAAACACTCAAAGAGATCGGCATCACCCGCATCTCGCTCGGCGTGGAAAGTTTTAACGATAAACTGCTCGAAGCCAACGGCCGCGCCCATCTGACTCCCGAAGTCTTCCGGGCCTACGAATGGATTCAAGACGTCGGCTTCCCCCAGGTCAACATCGACCTGATTGCCGGCATGATGGGAGAAACCGATGACAACTGGACCCAAGCGGTCGAAAAAGCAGCCGAGCTCGCCCCCGACAATATCACCATCTACCAGATGGAACTCCCGCATAACACGATCATCTCCAAAGAAATGAAAGAAATGGGCATCACCTCACCCATTGCCGACTGGACCACCAAACGCCGCTGGATGAATGAAGCCATCGAGAAACTGCAATCGAAAGGCTATCACCTCGCCAGTGGAAACGAACTCGTCAAAAACCCGGAAACAGACCGCTTCATCTATCGCGACAATCTCTTCCGCGGCAACGACATCATCGCGACCGGCGTTTCCTCTTTTGGACACATGCAAGGCGTCCACTATCAAAACCTGGATCGCCTGGAAGACTATCTCGAAACCGTCGAGAAAGGCGATCTCCCCATCAACCGGGCACTCGAACCTTCCGAACACCAGCGACTCATCCGGGAATTTATCCTGCAACTCAAAGAAGGCCGCGTCTTGACTCAGCCGTTTCAGGACAAGTTCGGCGTCAATATCATCGAAGAATTTTCCGAAGCACTCGAAAATCAGCAAAAGGCGGGTTACCTCACCTATGATGATTCAAAAGTCCAGCTCACACGTAAAGGCATGCTTCAGGCCGACAGCCTGCTGACAGAATATTTCGAACCAGAACATCGCATGGTAAGATACACCTAA
- a CDS encoding 3-keto-disaccharide hydrolase, whose product MVLKRLLMITCVCLVAASTVGAEAGDKVVTPKEGVTHLFNGKNLDGLYVWNRGTEYEDPKKIFTVKDGMLHISGDGYGGLITKKDYRDYHMVIEFKWGGKTWGKREDRARDSGVLIHCHGPDGGYGNTWMASIEAQIIEGGVGDILVLTGKDPKTGEPIPTSLTTTITKDRDGEKVWKKDGEEITLSSGRINWWGRDPDWADKVGFRGKDDVESKFGEWTRMDVICEGGKIKYLVNGVVVNAGYDAKPDHGKLLVQTEMAEMWVRKWDLYPLGKAPKYKKD is encoded by the coding sequence ATGGTTTTGAAACGACTCCTTATGATTACCTGTGTCTGTCTGGTTGCTGCCTCTACTGTGGGAGCAGAAGCCGGGGACAAAGTTGTTACGCCCAAAGAGGGTGTGACGCATCTGTTTAATGGCAAGAACCTGGATGGTTTGTATGTCTGGAACCGGGGAACAGAATATGAAGATCCCAAAAAGATCTTTACTGTCAAAGATGGCATGCTGCACATTTCCGGCGATGGATATGGCGGACTGATCACGAAGAAAGATTATCGCGATTACCATATGGTGATTGAATTCAAATGGGGCGGCAAGACCTGGGGTAAGCGGGAAGACCGTGCCCGCGATTCGGGCGTGCTGATTCACTGCCATGGACCGGACGGCGGCTACGGCAATACCTGGATGGCCTCGATTGAAGCCCAGATCATTGAAGGGGGCGTGGGTGATATTCTGGTCTTAACGGGGAAAGATCCCAAGACCGGCGAACCGATTCCGACTTCGCTGACGACCACCATCACCAAAGACCGGGATGGAGAAAAGGTCTGGAAGAAGGATGGCGAAGAAATCACATTGAGCTCCGGCCGGATCAACTGGTGGGGCCGCGACCCTGACTGGGCCGACAAGGTTGGCTTCCGTGGCAAAGACGACGTTGAAAGTAAATTCGGCGAGTGGACTCGAATGGACGTCATCTGTGAGGGTGGCAAGATTAAATATCTGGTCAACGGCGTAGTCGTGAATGCCGGCTACGATGCGAAACCCGATCACGGTAAACTGCTGGTGCAGACTGAAATGGCGGAAATGTGGGTTCGCAAATGGGACCTCTATCCGCTGGGCAAAGCACCCAAGTATAAGAAGGACTAA
- a CDS encoding outer membrane protein assembly factor BamB family protein produces MRVLKHREFTQSYLSLFSVLLAGVCFLNALSAAEKPDEQSTPTLSSPQSTKQNWPSFRNGNLQQGVAKSTLPDELELLWEYPSSDGIASTAAIVGDRVYMAGLNGYVECLDLKTGRSVWKYRSIENPDPKEFAPGFKSSPLVTEKGVYLGDEDGIFHAIDRKTGKKLWTFQTDAEIISSANVVNGKLLFGGYDNNLYCLNEADGALVWKFMTDGYVNCSPAIVDNFTFVTGCDEQLRVIDINTGKQHSQMPLETYLIASPAVMGDNLYVGTYASEIISVNWKKQKVEWRYKDPKKEFPYHSSAAVTDEYVVAGGRDKQIHCVERKSGKGVWKFGTRGRVDSSPVIIGNRVFVGSSDGNLYEFDLKTGKTLWKKNLGKDITASPAIGSGHLIIGTESRNGALYCFGKK; encoded by the coding sequence ATGCGCGTATTAAAACATAGAGAATTTACTCAAAGTTACCTGTCTTTGTTTTCAGTTCTGCTGGCAGGTGTCTGTTTTTTGAATGCCCTCTCCGCCGCTGAAAAACCGGACGAACAATCGACGCCCACTCTTTCCAGTCCTCAAAGCACCAAACAGAACTGGCCTTCTTTCCGAAACGGCAATCTGCAACAAGGTGTCGCAAAATCGACGCTACCCGATGAACTCGAACTCCTCTGGGAATATCCCTCGTCGGACGGAATCGCATCTACTGCTGCAATTGTCGGCGACCGCGTTTATATGGCAGGCTTAAACGGCTATGTCGAATGCCTCGATTTAAAAACCGGCAGATCGGTCTGGAAGTACCGTTCGATCGAGAATCCCGATCCCAAAGAATTCGCTCCCGGCTTCAAATCGTCGCCACTGGTGACTGAAAAAGGCGTCTACCTCGGCGATGAAGATGGCATCTTCCACGCCATCGACCGCAAGACGGGGAAAAAACTCTGGACCTTTCAAACCGACGCCGAAATCATCAGCAGCGCCAATGTCGTCAACGGAAAGCTGCTGTTTGGCGGCTACGATAATAACCTCTACTGTCTCAATGAAGCCGACGGTGCTCTGGTCTGGAAGTTCATGACCGACGGCTATGTGAATTGCTCTCCTGCGATTGTGGATAATTTCACGTTCGTCACCGGCTGTGATGAACAGCTTCGCGTCATCGATATCAACACCGGCAAACAACACAGCCAGATGCCTCTGGAAACCTATTTGATTGCCTCACCAGCAGTCATGGGCGATAACCTGTATGTGGGAACCTACGCCAGTGAAATTATCTCGGTGAACTGGAAAAAACAAAAAGTGGAATGGCGGTATAAAGATCCCAAAAAGGAATTCCCTTACCACTCCTCCGCCGCTGTCACAGACGAATATGTCGTCGCCGGCGGTCGGGATAAACAGATTCATTGCGTCGAACGGAAATCCGGTAAAGGGGTCTGGAAATTTGGGACCCGCGGTCGGGTTGACAGCTCGCCCGTGATCATCGGGAATCGCGTGTTTGTCGGCTCTTCGGACGGCAACCTTTACGAGTTCGATTTGAAAACTGGTAAAACACTCTGGAAAAAGAATTTAGGAAAAGATATCACCGCATCGCCGGCAATTGGATCAGGACATCTGATCATTGGCACAGAATCCCGAAATGGTGCCTTGTATTGTTTCGGAAAGAAGTGA
- a CDS encoding NAD(P)/FAD-dependent oxidoreductase encodes MNVSNPPDQPDLDSEYDVIVIGAGPAGSTVGALLAEQGRKTLVVDRARFPRFHVGESLIPETYWPLKRLGLIDQLKQTAFPKKFSVQFVTDEGVETMPFYFKEYKEHESSQTWQVLRAEFDQMLVNNARSNGATIHTGAQVLDLLCEGDLVTGVKLKLSSQETLDIKAKLVVDSSGQTGFIANRFKLKQADPVLKKGTVWAHFKNAHRDAGIDEGATIILQTEGKQSWFWYIPLPDNVVSIGCTGDMAYMFAKDRGNSEEIFYQEVERCIGIKRRLTEAQPVTEFMTTKDFSYHTTQPVGPGWMLAGDALGFIDPVYSSGVFLAMKSGELIADAINDAFEAQDFSVEQLSQWYPGYKSGVENFRKLVYAFYTPGFSFGSFLRQYPQFKTNLVDILIGDVFKPEVAEMFTVMQEEIPELANPEDSQIALKK; translated from the coding sequence ATGAACGTTTCCAACCCGCCAGACCAGCCTGACCTCGACTCAGAATATGATGTCATTGTCATCGGAGCCGGCCCCGCCGGTTCCACTGTGGGAGCACTCCTCGCCGAGCAGGGACGAAAAACACTCGTCGTCGATCGCGCCCGATTCCCCCGCTTTCACGTTGGAGAATCGCTGATCCCCGAAACCTATTGGCCCCTCAAACGTCTGGGACTCATCGATCAACTCAAACAGACCGCGTTCCCGAAAAAATTCAGCGTGCAGTTCGTCACTGACGAAGGCGTCGAAACGATGCCCTTCTACTTCAAAGAATACAAAGAGCATGAAAGCTCGCAAACCTGGCAGGTGCTCCGTGCCGAGTTCGATCAGATGCTGGTCAACAACGCCCGATCGAACGGTGCCACAATTCACACCGGCGCCCAGGTCCTCGACCTGCTCTGTGAAGGAGATCTGGTCACAGGCGTCAAACTCAAACTGAGCTCGCAGGAAACCCTGGACATCAAAGCCAAACTTGTTGTCGACTCCAGCGGGCAGACCGGCTTCATCGCCAATCGATTCAAACTGAAACAGGCCGATCCGGTTTTGAAAAAAGGAACCGTCTGGGCCCATTTCAAAAACGCACACCGTGATGCAGGCATCGACGAAGGTGCCACCATCATTCTGCAAACCGAAGGCAAACAGTCCTGGTTCTGGTATATCCCGCTCCCCGACAATGTCGTCAGCATCGGCTGTACCGGAGACATGGCCTACATGTTCGCTAAAGATCGCGGTAACAGCGAAGAAATCTTCTACCAGGAAGTCGAACGTTGTATCGGCATTAAACGCCGGCTCACCGAAGCACAACCCGTCACCGAATTCATGACAACCAAAGATTTCTCCTATCACACCACCCAACCGGTCGGCCCAGGCTGGATGCTGGCCGGCGACGCCCTCGGCTTCATCGACCCCGTCTATTCCAGTGGCGTGTTCCTGGCCATGAAATCGGGAGAGCTCATTGCCGACGCCATCAACGATGCCTTTGAAGCACAAGACTTCTCGGTCGAGCAACTCAGCCAATGGTATCCCGGCTACAAGAGCGGCGTGGAAAACTTCCGCAAACTGGTCTACGCCTTCTACACCCCCGGCTTCAGTTTCGGCTCCTTCCTGCGTCAGTACCCGCAGTTCAAAACAAATCTGGTCGACATTCTGATCGGCGACGTCTTTAAACCCGAAGTCGCAGAAATGTTTACCGTCATGCAGGAAGAAATCCCCGAACTCGCCAACCCCGAAGATTCCCAGATCGCGCTGAAAAAGTAA
- the folE2 gene encoding GTP cyclohydrolase FolE2, with protein MFEFVSDALNLKQMGAEAPTGNPLSSTESGLSPLAGSLPDIANETVPQIGGTLDRVGMSGVELVLRLRDASGEIFRTPARADAAVSLDDEQVKGIHMSRLFLSLNNRLADAELSLPLVNEILKEFIQTHQEMSANSFLTLSYEHSLKRPALLSDHAGWRAYPIRIHSALKQGKFQHQMSVRLTYSSACPCSAALSRQLIQQAFEKAFGDRSELSHDEIFQWLGTQEAILAVPHSQRSHADVTVELDSKLDDFPIESLIDYLERVIATPVQTAVKREDEQEFARLNGANLMFCEDAARKLKAALTQLEGVKDFRVEINHLESLHPHDAAAVATRSQS; from the coding sequence ATGTTTGAATTTGTTTCCGATGCACTGAATCTTAAACAAATGGGGGCTGAGGCACCGACTGGTAATCCGCTTTCGTCTACTGAATCCGGTCTTTCCCCGCTGGCTGGCAGCTTGCCGGATATCGCGAATGAAACTGTACCCCAAATTGGCGGCACGCTGGACCGTGTCGGCATGTCGGGCGTGGAGCTGGTGCTGCGGTTGCGTGATGCCTCGGGAGAAATTTTTCGCACTCCGGCTCGTGCGGATGCCGCCGTCAGTCTGGATGATGAACAGGTCAAGGGAATTCACATGTCCCGTCTGTTTCTCAGTTTGAATAACCGTCTGGCTGATGCGGAGCTGTCGTTGCCTCTGGTGAATGAAATTCTCAAAGAGTTTATCCAGACACACCAGGAGATGAGTGCGAATAGTTTTTTGACGCTGTCCTACGAGCATTCTCTGAAACGGCCCGCTTTGCTGTCGGATCATGCCGGCTGGCGGGCGTATCCGATTCGGATTCATAGTGCTTTGAAACAGGGGAAATTCCAGCATCAGATGTCGGTGCGTCTGACGTATTCCAGTGCCTGTCCCTGTTCGGCCGCTTTATCGCGACAGCTGATTCAACAGGCGTTTGAGAAAGCCTTTGGTGATCGGAGTGAACTTTCGCACGACGAAATATTCCAATGGCTGGGAACACAGGAAGCGATTCTGGCAGTGCCGCACAGTCAACGGAGCCATGCCGATGTGACGGTGGAATTAGACAGCAAACTGGATGATTTTCCGATCGAATCTCTGATCGATTATCTGGAACGCGTGATCGCGACTCCCGTACAGACGGCCGTCAAACGTGAAGACGAGCAGGAGTTTGCCCGCTTGAACGGCGCGAACCTGATGTTCTGTGAAGACGCAGCCCGCAAGCTGAAAGCGGCTTTGACCCAACTGGAGGGAGTCAAAGATTTCCGCGTCGAAATCAATCACCTGGAAAGCCTGCACCCGCACGATGCAGCGGCAGTCGCGACCCGTTCGCAGTCTTGA
- the polX gene encoding DNA polymerase/3'-5' exonuclease PolX — protein MQNAEIARQFEELADLLEIQGANPFRLRAYRNAARTISGLSESIADIAKNTPKELQELPGIGKDLAEKIETIVVTANLPQLEELKEEIPADVVRMLDIPGIGPKKVAFLFKELSIHSLDDLKAAAENGVIAEQKGFGKKTEQIILEGLEHLSQAGNRVRLAEAKSQSDEIIHDLGELDSVQQISEAGSCRRRKETVGDLDILVTSSQPNEVMDALENHELVKAVLARGETKQRVRLNSGLELDLRVVPEESYGAALLYFTGSKEHNIVLRRRSQDKGLKLNEYGLFKKDKLVSGKTEEEVYKKLGLPWIPPEIRENRMEFAAADKNELPELIELKHIRGDLHMHTTATDGTASIQEMAEGALAKGYQYIAITDHSKRVTMANGLDAKRLRAHWKAIDKIQDKVPDIQILKGIECDILEDGSMDLSADVLSEADWVIAVLHYGLKQPQEQINRRLLNAIQNPNVSILGHLSGRLIGKRPGADLNYGEILKAAADHGTMLEINAHPMRLDIDDIHAAKAKELGIPIVINTDAHSVKGLDVMQYGVYQARRAGLTKKDVANTKTWKQFQKLLKK, from the coding sequence ATGCAAAACGCAGAAATCGCCCGCCAGTTCGAAGAGCTGGCAGATTTACTCGAAATTCAGGGAGCCAACCCGTTTCGTCTCCGCGCCTATCGCAACGCGGCTCGCACTATCTCGGGACTCTCTGAATCGATCGCGGACATCGCGAAAAACACTCCCAAAGAGTTACAGGAACTACCGGGAATCGGTAAAGACCTCGCCGAAAAAATTGAAACGATCGTCGTGACAGCCAATCTGCCGCAACTCGAAGAATTGAAAGAAGAAATCCCGGCCGACGTCGTCCGCATGCTCGACATCCCCGGCATCGGACCCAAAAAAGTCGCCTTTCTCTTCAAGGAACTCTCAATTCATTCACTCGACGATCTCAAAGCGGCCGCCGAGAACGGAGTCATCGCCGAGCAAAAAGGATTCGGCAAAAAAACCGAGCAGATCATCCTCGAAGGTCTCGAACATTTGAGTCAAGCCGGTAATCGGGTGCGACTTGCCGAAGCCAAATCCCAGTCCGATGAAATCATCCACGATCTCGGTGAGTTAGACTCGGTGCAACAAATCTCGGAAGCAGGCAGTTGTCGCCGACGCAAAGAAACCGTCGGCGACCTGGATATTCTTGTGACATCCAGCCAACCCAACGAAGTCATGGACGCTTTAGAAAACCATGAACTCGTCAAAGCAGTCCTCGCACGCGGCGAAACCAAGCAGCGCGTTCGTTTGAATTCCGGGCTGGAACTTGACCTGCGTGTTGTGCCCGAAGAATCGTACGGCGCCGCCCTGCTCTACTTCACAGGCTCCAAAGAACACAACATCGTGCTCCGCCGCCGTTCACAGGACAAAGGCCTTAAACTCAACGAATACGGCCTGTTCAAAAAAGACAAACTCGTCTCCGGCAAGACCGAAGAAGAAGTTTATAAAAAGCTCGGCTTGCCCTGGATTCCCCCCGAAATTCGCGAAAACCGCATGGAATTCGCGGCCGCCGACAAAAATGAATTGCCGGAATTGATCGAACTCAAACACATTCGCGGCGATCTGCACATGCACACCACCGCCACCGACGGCACCGCGTCGATTCAGGAAATGGCGGAAGGCGCGCTGGCCAAAGGCTATCAGTACATCGCGATCACCGATCACTCCAAACGCGTCACCATGGCTAACGGTCTCGACGCCAAACGGCTGCGGGCACACTGGAAAGCCATCGACAAAATTCAGGATAAAGTTCCCGACATTCAAATTCTCAAAGGTATCGAGTGCGATATTCTGGAAGATGGCAGCATGGATTTGTCCGCTGACGTCCTCAGTGAAGCCGACTGGGTCATCGCCGTTCTGCATTACGGCCTCAAACAGCCCCAGGAACAGATCAATCGGCGTCTGCTCAATGCCATTCAAAATCCAAACGTTTCGATACTCGGTCATTTATCAGGTCGCCTCATTGGGAAACGTCCGGGCGCGGATCTGAATTACGGCGAGATCCTGAAAGCCGCCGCCGATCATGGCACCATGCTGGAAATCAACGCGCATCCGATGCGGCTGGACATTGATGACATTCACGCCGCCAAAGCCAAAGAACTGGGAATTCCCATTGTGATAAATACCGACGCCCATAGCGTGAAAGGCCTGGACGTGATGCAGTACGGCGTCTATCAGGCACGTCGGGCCGGCTTAACCAAAAAAGATGTCGCGAACACCAAAACCTGGAAGCAGTTTCAAAAACTACTCAAAAAATGA
- a CDS encoding tetratricopeptide repeat protein: MAVRDSESQELVEQVRVATESGRQEQAAELLKQAVASNPNNAAVRHQLSEFLVANGYSEEAIQQLEKTTVLAPDDPRPYIDLSYLLYEKKQYTDALKNLELGLNLDPTNIRALLLKGELEELAGLNPSAVETYHRVLQVEPYNIVSRLKLAALQIKQGESNRATPILRPICHNTAATIDQRAEAQWLLGVAYGSQQRWTDSVASLEQAMKNRADVTADDWYRLAYACLQANEMEKVYPAVTQALTLNPLHTETNRLSSYLTQQTNLVNIQQASMYTPLQRPGIIGQEAPPIPIDALQPPRGWERRGRLSISSASVKPE, translated from the coding sequence ATGGCAGTCCGAGATTCGGAATCTCAAGAACTGGTTGAGCAGGTCCGTGTGGCAACGGAGAGCGGGCGTCAGGAACAGGCTGCGGAGTTGCTCAAACAGGCCGTCGCATCGAACCCGAATAACGCGGCGGTTCGACACCAACTGTCGGAATTTTTAGTTGCCAATGGTTATTCGGAAGAAGCGATTCAGCAGTTGGAAAAAACGACGGTGCTGGCTCCCGATGATCCGAGACCGTACATCGATTTGTCGTATCTGTTATACGAGAAAAAGCAATATACCGATGCCTTGAAAAATCTGGAGCTGGGTTTGAATCTGGATCCGACAAATATTCGTGCCTTATTGCTCAAGGGAGAGTTGGAAGAATTGGCAGGATTGAATCCCTCAGCCGTTGAAACCTACCATCGTGTCTTGCAGGTAGAGCCTTATAATATTGTTTCCCGACTGAAACTGGCGGCACTGCAGATCAAACAGGGGGAATCGAACCGGGCAACGCCGATCTTACGTCCAATCTGTCACAATACCGCAGCGACCATCGATCAGCGGGCGGAAGCTCAATGGTTGCTGGGTGTCGCCTATGGTTCCCAGCAGCGGTGGACTGATTCGGTTGCTTCACTGGAACAGGCGATGAAAAACCGGGCCGATGTGACGGCAGATGACTGGTATCGACTGGCATATGCCTGTCTGCAGGCGAATGAGATGGAAAAGGTGTATCCGGCGGTGACTCAGGCGTTGACGCTCAACCCGTTGCATACAGAAACGAATCGGCTGTCGAGTTATCTGACTCAACAGACCAATCTGGTGAATATTCAGCAGGCTTCCATGTACACTCCTCTGCAACGTCCGGGAATCATTGGACAGGAGGCACCTCCGATCCCCATCGATGCACTACAGCCTCCTCGTGGTTGGGAACGACGAGGCAGGCTCAGCATTTCTTCTGCGAGCGTGAAGCCAGAATAG